A DNA window from Candidatus Sulfidibacterium hydrothermale contains the following coding sequences:
- a CDS encoding 2-oxoacid:ferredoxin oxidoreductase subunit beta produces MEQKIEPQEIQLSKKDFESDQMVKWCPGCGDHAILKSVENVFPVIGEKMGYKKEDFVVVSGIGCSSRFPYYMNTYGIHGIHGRPAALAMGIKLTNPKLSVWMISGDGDSMAIGGNHFIHIARRNPDVNYLLFNNKIYGLTKGQYSPTTPKGQKTKTSPQGTFETPFNPGELVIGARGKFFARAVDTNPKLMQQVFLEAALHHGTSIVEILQNCVIFNNKIHALITGRDTKDDNQLILEAGKPMLFGKNKEKGIILEGTRLKVVKLGENGITEKDILVHDPTTDDAGIHMMLASMAPPEFPAALGVIRAVKSETLEDAVWNSVEHEKQVSPYKNVDDLLNSGNTWEID; encoded by the coding sequence ATGGAACAAAAAATAGAACCTCAGGAAATACAGCTCTCAAAAAAAGATTTTGAAAGCGACCAAATGGTAAAATGGTGCCCCGGTTGTGGTGACCATGCCATTCTGAAATCTGTAGAAAATGTTTTCCCCGTCATCGGAGAAAAAATGGGATATAAAAAAGAAGATTTTGTAGTAGTTTCCGGTATCGGTTGCTCATCGCGTTTTCCTTATTACATGAATACTTATGGTATTCACGGTATTCATGGTCGCCCGGCAGCACTTGCCATGGGAATTAAACTGACCAATCCCAAATTAAGCGTTTGGATGATCAGTGGCGACGGTGACTCCATGGCCATCGGCGGAAACCACTTTATTCATATTGCCCGCCGTAATCCGGATGTTAATTACCTGTTGTTTAACAACAAAATTTACGGATTGACCAAAGGACAATATTCTCCGACGACTCCCAAAGGACAAAAAACCAAAACTTCACCGCAGGGTACTTTTGAAACCCCGTTTAATCCTGGTGAACTGGTAATTGGTGCCCGCGGTAAATTCTTTGCACGGGCAGTGGATACCAACCCCAAATTAATGCAACAGGTTTTCCTTGAAGCCGCATTGCATCATGGAACATCCATCGTTGAAATCCTGCAGAACTGTGTGATTTTCAACAACAAAATCCATGCATTAATTACCGGGCGCGACACGAAAGACGATAACCAGTTGATTCTTGAAGCCGGAAAGCCCATGCTCTTTGGCAAAAACAAAGAAAAAGGAATCATCCTGGAAGGAACCCGTCTGAAAGTAGTAAAACTGGGGGAAAACGGAATTACTGAAAAAGATATTCTGGTACACGACCCGACTACGGACGATGCCGGTATTCACATGATGCTGGCCAGCATGGCTCCGCCGGAATTTCCGGCTGCATTGGGTGTTATCCGCGCAGTAAAAAGCGAAACGCTCGAAGACGCTGTATGGAATTCTGTGGAACACGAAAAACAGGTTTCTCCCTACAAAAACGTTGACGATTTGCTCAACAGCGGGAACACCTGGGAAATTGATTAA
- a CDS encoding GMC oxidoreductase, with amino-acid sequence MKQTYDYVIIGSGFGGSVSALRLSEKGYKVLVIEKGKWWKPEDFPKTNWNLRKWMWLPAFRFFGFFKMTFLRHVGILSGVGVGGGSLVYANTLPRPKTAFFQTGSWAGITDWQKELENHYQMAEKMLGAAQNPKLFDADLALKEVARQMNHEKEFEATDVAVFFGEPEVPVSDPFFGGEGPEREGCRHCGACMTGCRYNAKNTLDKNYLYLAMKKGAEVLAEHKVMDVTPDGKEDGSDGYVVTLKKSTGVLFSRKKQVKAKGVIFAGGVLGTVRLLLNLKGKSLPRLSQRVGYDIRTNNESLILVHSPERKQDYSKGVAIGSIFPPDEDSHVEPVRYGSGSGFFKLMGVPLTFGKNGWHRAGKLLKHLVTRPGAWLRIYFSKNFAEESVILLFMQHLDSTLRFKRGWFNLSSAVSTGKAPTSFIPRAKELADRTSEVIKGKPFVMTTEALFGIPTTAHILGGAVIGDSSETGVIDGQQKVFGYQNMMVCDGSAISANPGVNPSLTITAMTERAMSFIPPKQKK; translated from the coding sequence ATGAAACAAACCTACGATTATGTCATTATCGGTTCGGGTTTTGGTGGCTCGGTTTCGGCACTGAGACTCAGTGAAAAAGGATATAAAGTACTGGTTATTGAAAAGGGGAAATGGTGGAAACCGGAAGATTTTCCCAAGACCAACTGGAATCTGCGTAAATGGATGTGGCTTCCGGCTTTTCGTTTTTTCGGTTTTTTTAAAATGACCTTTTTACGGCATGTGGGTATTTTGAGCGGTGTAGGGGTTGGTGGCGGCTCACTGGTGTATGCCAATACTTTGCCACGACCCAAAACCGCTTTTTTCCAAACCGGTAGCTGGGCAGGAATTACCGACTGGCAAAAAGAACTCGAAAATCACTACCAAATGGCAGAAAAAATGCTGGGCGCCGCACAAAACCCTAAACTTTTTGATGCCGATCTGGCTTTGAAAGAAGTGGCCCGGCAAATGAACCATGAAAAAGAATTTGAAGCCACTGACGTGGCGGTTTTTTTTGGTGAGCCGGAAGTTCCGGTATCGGATCCGTTTTTTGGCGGAGAAGGTCCGGAACGTGAAGGTTGCCGGCATTGCGGGGCTTGTATGACCGGTTGCCGGTATAATGCTAAAAATACACTGGATAAGAATTATCTTTATCTGGCTATGAAAAAGGGAGCAGAAGTATTAGCCGAGCATAAAGTAATGGATGTGACCCCGGACGGAAAAGAAGATGGTTCGGATGGGTATGTTGTTACTTTAAAAAAGTCAACCGGTGTGCTTTTCAGCCGGAAAAAACAAGTCAAAGCCAAAGGTGTTATTTTTGCCGGCGGGGTTTTGGGAACTGTTCGGTTGCTGTTGAATCTTAAAGGAAAAAGCCTTCCCCGGCTTAGCCAGCGGGTGGGCTATGATATCCGTACCAATAACGAAAGTTTGATTTTGGTTCATTCGCCTGAGCGAAAACAGGATTACTCAAAAGGAGTAGCTATTGGTTCTATTTTTCCGCCGGATGAAGATTCGCATGTAGAGCCGGTACGGTATGGCTCCGGCTCCGGTTTTTTCAAACTGATGGGCGTTCCTTTAACTTTTGGAAAAAACGGGTGGCATCGTGCCGGAAAATTACTGAAACATTTGGTTACCCGGCCCGGAGCCTGGTTGCGGATTTATTTCTCCAAAAACTTTGCCGAAGAGTCGGTGATTTTGCTTTTTATGCAACATCTCGACAGTACATTGCGGTTTAAACGCGGATGGTTTAATTTGTCTTCTGCTGTTTCTACCGGAAAAGCGCCAACTTCTTTTATTCCGCGTGCCAAAGAGCTGGCCGACAGAACTTCGGAAGTGATCAAAGGAAAACCTTTTGTGATGACAACGGAAGCGTTGTTCGGAATTCCGACGACGGCCCATATTCTGGGAGGCGCTGTAATTGGAGATTCTTCTGAAACCGGTGTAATTGACGGACAGCAGAAAGTGTTTGGCTATCAAAATATGATGGTATGTGACGGGTCGGCTATTTCAGCCAATCCGGGGGTTAACCCCTCGTTGACCATTACTGCCATGACAGAGCGGGCGATGAGCTTTATTCCTCCAAAGCAAAAGAAATAA
- a CDS encoding lactate utilization protein — MQKTIENLRAHGFQVIPVKNAAEALEAAKSFFDGAKTVGLGGSVTVQQIGLLDWLRQPHSFRLFDQYEDGISMEENVERRRMGLTADVFVAGCNAITRSGYLVNVDGAGNRVAAQAYGPKKVVLIAGKNKIVDDVEAGFRRIEEVVAPKNVERVNKKAFSLKKEQRYTVENIQSVFVVIKKTDDKNRITLILVDEELGF; from the coding sequence ATGCAAAAGACCATAGAGAATTTAAGAGCACACGGATTTCAGGTGATTCCTGTTAAAAATGCTGCCGAGGCATTAGAAGCAGCAAAATCTTTCTTCGACGGAGCAAAAACTGTCGGGTTGGGAGGTTCGGTAACCGTTCAGCAAATCGGACTGCTTGACTGGCTCCGCCAGCCTCATTCTTTCCGGTTGTTCGATCAATATGAAGACGGGATTTCCATGGAGGAAAATGTGGAGCGCCGCCGGATGGGACTCACAGCAGACGTTTTTGTTGCCGGATGTAATGCCATCACCCGTTCAGGATACCTGGTCAATGTAGATGGTGCCGGAAACCGGGTTGCTGCCCAAGCTTACGGGCCTAAAAAAGTAGTACTGATTGCCGGAAAAAACAAAATCGTGGACGACGTAGAAGCCGGATTTCGACGCATTGAAGAAGTCGTGGCTCCAAAAAATGTGGAAAGAGTAAATAAAAAAGCTTTTTCCCTGAAAAAAGAACAACGGTATACTGTGGAAAATATCCAAAGTGTTTTTGTGGTCATCAAAAAAACGGATGACAAAAACCGGATTACGCTTATTCTGGTAGACGAAGAATTGGGATTCTAA